One region of Pseudoalteromonas sp. R3 genomic DNA includes:
- a CDS encoding TonB-dependent receptor codes for MNTVNYKLSHVAILIGAVLGTSMVQAEQEAAQAGEETPEVIEVRGIKGSLIRSMNVKRDMSGVVDAISAEEMGKFPDTNLAESLQRITGVAVSRSNGEGSQITVRGFGPDFNLVTLNGRQMPGTGNSRSYNFENLSSDGVSALEVYKTARADNPTGGLGATVNIVTARPLDSGAEKMSFSAKAIHDSSNVAGDDITPEVSALYSNAFFDESVGFGFTINHHRRDFQQQSANIQGWQANVDLPTNLDADSVVDNRPLNKDGVPAGDYFFPRDMNYQISDLQRERTNGQLVFQYAPNDDIVMTLDYTGTKSITGKNAISWGMWNDYGGNINGYELDENGTVVYADISGNDGSFSASRSTTEVNERSVGFNVQWQASDALSLTLDYHDSQSETDNGADSGLGSEGTLVLGSDQLTTKRYDFRSSEIPHAEILWRNGTNELAASEIDSHFSQFVHSPGKATVEQLQLDGVWENLSDRWGLVNVKFGVARTEQEMSGSNAWSGLIGGFLFNPAWPELFPDGMFTQHDTSDFLNAFDGGGSALQPHYYYTFDFDEVAARSEAFLTNDLLGGSDYFATTAYHDMGTVSRESVTEETSSIYLSSFWEFEVASYPVQINAGVRYEQTDVTSSTFQPTPTAVWWKGGSEWHTQFLPDGDAFFTLEGEHDVVLPMVDLRVDVSDELVARLSWGKTISRAPLGDLVGGRSLTNSPKIGSRNASEGNTNLQPFESTNFDLSLEYYYSEGSYAAIGYFDKSVKNFIGSQVNSTTVEGFHDIYQGPRWLQAVADIESRGEQATNDAIFAQMQANGATLNEQGYITPNADDPLIVWDFTRPFNAPDTKSVDGFEVAVQHLFGETGFGVGVNATFVNGDVEFDVTSLKQQTPLTGLSDSANFQVFYELDGLSVKLTYAWRDEYLIGVGQDQGSSDNPPQFAKAFGQWDMSVNYDMTEQLTVFFEGVNLNDETEQGFGRYERQFLFARQYGPRYALGFRYKFN; via the coding sequence ATGAATACAGTAAATTATAAACTCTCTCATGTCGCGATTCTGATCGGTGCGGTACTTGGCACTTCTATGGTACAGGCAGAGCAAGAAGCTGCGCAGGCTGGTGAAGAAACCCCAGAAGTGATTGAAGTGCGTGGTATTAAGGGCAGTTTGATTCGCTCCATGAACGTTAAACGAGACATGTCGGGCGTGGTGGACGCGATTTCAGCAGAAGAAATGGGTAAGTTTCCCGATACCAACCTGGCGGAGTCTTTACAACGAATTACCGGCGTGGCGGTGAGCCGCAGCAACGGGGAAGGGAGCCAGATCACGGTGCGGGGATTTGGCCCGGACTTTAACCTGGTGACGCTCAATGGCAGGCAAATGCCGGGAACCGGTAATAGTCGCTCCTATAACTTTGAGAACTTGTCGTCTGACGGAGTTTCAGCACTGGAAGTGTATAAGACGGCCCGTGCGGATAATCCGACCGGTGGATTGGGCGCGACGGTGAATATTGTTACTGCACGCCCGCTCGACAGCGGTGCGGAAAAAATGTCCTTTTCAGCTAAAGCGATTCATGACTCTTCCAATGTGGCAGGCGACGACATTACGCCAGAGGTCTCCGCCCTTTACTCAAATGCGTTCTTTGACGAATCGGTGGGATTTGGCTTTACCATTAATCACCATCGTCGAGACTTTCAACAGCAAAGCGCCAATATTCAGGGCTGGCAGGCGAATGTAGACTTGCCTACCAATCTGGACGCTGACAGTGTTGTTGATAATCGTCCGCTGAATAAGGACGGGGTGCCAGCAGGAGACTACTTCTTCCCCCGGGATATGAACTATCAGATAAGCGACTTGCAGCGTGAGCGAACCAATGGTCAGCTTGTTTTTCAGTATGCGCCTAATGACGACATTGTGATGACACTCGATTACACCGGCACGAAATCCATAACCGGCAAGAACGCGATTTCATGGGGCATGTGGAATGACTATGGTGGCAACATCAACGGTTACGAGCTGGATGAAAATGGCACAGTTGTGTATGCCGACATCAGCGGCAACGACGGCTCATTCAGCGCCTCGCGCTCAACGACTGAGGTAAACGAGCGTTCCGTTGGTTTTAATGTCCAATGGCAGGCGAGTGATGCACTGAGCCTCACTTTGGATTATCACGATTCCCAAAGCGAAACCGACAATGGCGCAGACTCAGGCCTTGGTAGTGAGGGCACATTGGTATTGGGTTCAGATCAGCTAACGACCAAGCGCTACGATTTTCGAAGCTCAGAGATCCCACATGCAGAAATCCTGTGGCGAAATGGTACCAATGAGCTGGCAGCCAGCGAAATCGACTCTCACTTTAGTCAGTTTGTACACTCCCCAGGCAAAGCCACGGTTGAGCAATTACAGCTTGATGGCGTCTGGGAAAACCTTAGCGATCGCTGGGGATTAGTGAATGTCAAATTTGGTGTGGCGCGTACTGAGCAGGAGATGAGTGGCTCGAATGCCTGGAGTGGCTTAATTGGAGGCTTTTTATTTAACCCTGCCTGGCCGGAACTATTCCCCGATGGCATGTTTACCCAGCATGACACGAGTGACTTCCTTAATGCATTTGACGGTGGCGGCAGTGCGTTACAGCCTCACTATTACTACACCTTTGACTTCGATGAAGTTGCTGCTCGCTCTGAAGCCTTTTTGACCAATGACTTACTCGGTGGCAGTGACTATTTCGCGACGACAGCATATCACGATATGGGAACTGTCTCGCGTGAAAGCGTGACAGAAGAAACCAGCAGTATCTACCTGTCCAGCTTCTGGGAGTTTGAAGTTGCCAGCTATCCGGTACAGATAAACGCAGGTGTACGCTATGAGCAAACCGATGTGACCAGCAGCACTTTCCAGCCAACGCCAACGGCCGTGTGGTGGAAAGGTGGCAGTGAATGGCATACCCAGTTTTTACCTGATGGCGATGCCTTCTTTACCCTTGAAGGTGAGCACGACGTGGTGTTACCTATGGTGGACTTACGCGTAGATGTCAGCGATGAGCTGGTTGCCCGACTGTCCTGGGGTAAAACCATTTCCCGTGCGCCGCTTGGCGACCTGGTCGGTGGCCGAAGTCTAACCAACAGCCCTAAAATCGGTTCGCGCAATGCCAGTGAAGGTAATACCAACTTGCAACCGTTCGAGTCGACCAACTTTGACCTTAGCCTGGAGTACTACTACAGCGAGGGCAGCTATGCAGCTATTGGATACTTTGATAAGTCGGTGAAAAACTTCATCGGCAGTCAGGTTAACTCGACGACTGTAGAGGGGTTTCACGATATTTATCAGGGTCCCAGATGGTTGCAAGCCGTTGCAGACATCGAAAGTCGTGGCGAGCAGGCCACCAATGACGCCATTTTTGCTCAGATGCAGGCCAATGGCGCAACGCTGAATGAGCAGGGCTACATCACGCCCAACGCTGATGACCCGTTGATCGTGTGGGATTTTACACGACCTTTTAATGCGCCCGATACTAAGTCCGTTGACGGTTTTGAAGTGGCAGTACAACACCTGTTCGGCGAAACCGGTTTTGGCGTCGGGGTTAATGCGACATTTGTTAATGGCGATGTGGAGTTCGATGTTACCAGTCTTAAGCAGCAAACCCCGCTCACAGGACTTAGCGACTCTGCCAACTTTCAGGTGTTTTATGAGCTCGACGGCCTGTCGGTAAAACTGACTTACGCTTGGCGAGACGAGTATTTGATCGGAGTAGGTCAGGATCAGGGATCTTCCGATAACCCGCCACAATTTGCTAAGGCTTTTGGTCAATGGGATATGAGCGTTAACTACGACATGACGGAGCAGTTGACCGTGTTCTTCGAGGGCGTGAACCTCAATGATGAAACTGAGCAAGGCTTTGGTCGATATGAACGGCAATTCCTGTTCGCCCGCCAATACGGTCCCAGGTATGCGCTGGGCTTCCGATATAAGTTCAATTAA
- a CDS encoding exo 1,3/1,4-beta-D-glucan glucohydrolase, whose protein sequence is MLTACGSAQPSAEVKKGLDIWPKIHSEVGKDPEIERQVAALLSKMTLEQKVAQMIQPEIRDITVEDMRRYGFGSYLNGGGAFPGNNKHASVKDWVDLAEAMYQASVDDSLDGINIPTMWGTDAVHGHNNVIGATLFPHNIGLGAANNPELIEKIAQATAKEVMATGIDWVFAPTVATVRDDRWGRTYEGYSEDPEIVKAYAAAIVHGLQGHADGDFLGDDRVISTVKHFLGDGGTVKGDDQGNNIDSEQMLFDIHAQGYVGGLTAGAQSVMASFNSWQGEKIHGHHYLLTEVLKNKMGFDGFVVGDWNGHGQIPGCRNDDCPQAVNAGLDVYMVPTDAWKPLLENTIAQVKAGFIPQSRIDDAVTRILRVKFRAGLFDKPSPAKRPHANNRQLIGHEAHREIARQAVRESLVLLKNNHQLLPLAPNQRILVAGDAADNIGKQSGGWTITWQGTNNQNSDFPGGQSIYDGIAQQVQLAGGEVELSENGQFVTKPDVAIVVFGEEPYAEGHGDRETLIYQHGNKRDLALLKSLKAQGIPVVSVFISGRAMWVNPELNASDAFVAAWLPGSQGEAVADVLLRNAKGEIQHDFSGRLSFSWPAHPSKPVNRYDEDYAPLLPYGFGLSYGDPSILSNTLSEKVDTALSSSDVYALFNGKAQQPWQMRLFSGEQNLPVSASSMALEGLSYRTIDKDIQEDAFRVDWQGPKAGVQFVSGNGFREDLARYQAVGGVLSMTVKRGDGVADKAIIGMHCESEGDVPGSCRAQVDISTELQGLAAQQWQVLSIDLQCFASKGVQFDQMVMPFELYATGSMSLSFSDISIMPAGDKQATVHCQD, encoded by the coding sequence ATCCTAACGGCGTGCGGCTCAGCGCAGCCATCGGCAGAAGTTAAGAAGGGGCTTGATATCTGGCCCAAAATACATTCAGAGGTGGGCAAAGATCCCGAAATAGAGCGTCAGGTTGCGGCACTACTGAGCAAGATGACGTTAGAGCAGAAAGTGGCCCAGATGATCCAGCCTGAGATCCGTGACATCACAGTCGAAGACATGCGGCGCTACGGTTTTGGTTCTTACCTCAACGGCGGCGGGGCATTTCCCGGCAACAACAAACATGCCAGTGTCAAAGACTGGGTCGACCTTGCCGAAGCCATGTATCAGGCGTCAGTAGATGATTCGCTGGATGGCATTAATATTCCCACCATGTGGGGGACTGATGCGGTGCATGGCCACAACAATGTGATTGGCGCGACGTTATTTCCTCATAATATCGGCCTGGGGGCTGCAAATAACCCTGAGCTGATTGAAAAAATTGCTCAGGCAACAGCGAAAGAAGTCATGGCAACAGGCATTGACTGGGTATTTGCACCCACAGTTGCAACTGTGCGTGATGACCGCTGGGGCCGCACCTATGAAGGTTATTCTGAAGACCCCGAGATAGTTAAAGCCTATGCGGCAGCCATAGTACATGGCTTGCAAGGCCATGCGGATGGAGATTTTTTGGGTGATGACCGGGTGATCAGTACCGTGAAGCACTTTCTGGGCGATGGCGGCACGGTCAAAGGAGACGACCAGGGCAATAATATCGACTCAGAACAAATGCTGTTTGATATTCATGCACAGGGGTACGTGGGCGGTCTGACTGCGGGCGCACAATCTGTGATGGCGTCATTTAATAGCTGGCAGGGCGAGAAAATCCATGGTCATCATTACCTGCTGACCGAGGTCCTGAAGAACAAGATGGGGTTTGATGGCTTTGTGGTGGGTGACTGGAATGGCCATGGTCAGATCCCTGGCTGTCGCAATGATGATTGTCCACAGGCTGTTAATGCCGGCCTGGATGTGTATATGGTGCCGACCGATGCCTGGAAGCCGTTGCTTGAAAATACCATTGCACAAGTCAAAGCGGGCTTTATTCCACAGTCTCGTATCGATGATGCCGTTACGCGTATCTTGCGGGTGAAATTCCGTGCGGGATTGTTTGATAAACCCAGTCCGGCAAAGCGTCCGCATGCAAACAATAGGCAATTGATTGGCCACGAAGCGCACCGCGAAATCGCACGTCAGGCTGTTCGAGAGTCCCTGGTTTTGCTCAAAAATAATCATCAGTTGCTACCACTGGCACCTAATCAACGCATTTTGGTAGCCGGAGATGCGGCCGATAACATAGGCAAGCAATCGGGTGGCTGGACTATTACCTGGCAGGGCACCAATAATCAGAATAGCGATTTTCCGGGCGGCCAGTCTATTTATGATGGCATAGCTCAACAGGTTCAGCTGGCAGGTGGCGAAGTTGAACTGAGTGAGAATGGCCAGTTTGTTACTAAGCCAGACGTTGCCATTGTCGTATTCGGCGAAGAACCTTATGCTGAAGGGCACGGAGATCGGGAGACGCTGATTTATCAGCACGGCAATAAACGCGACCTGGCATTACTCAAATCGCTCAAGGCACAGGGCATTCCTGTGGTTTCAGTCTTTATCAGTGGCAGAGCTATGTGGGTCAACCCGGAACTCAATGCCAGTGATGCCTTCGTTGCAGCCTGGTTACCAGGCTCTCAGGGCGAAGCCGTTGCAGATGTTTTGCTGCGAAACGCTAAAGGCGAGATACAGCACGATTTTAGTGGCCGCCTGTCATTCTCCTGGCCTGCACATCCCAGCAAACCGGTCAATCGCTACGATGAAGACTATGCCCCTTTATTGCCCTACGGGTTTGGCCTGAGTTATGGAGACCCTTCAATTCTGAGTAACACTTTATCAGAAAAGGTAGATACCGCACTTAGCTCGTCAGATGTTTATGCGCTATTCAATGGTAAAGCACAGCAGCCATGGCAGATGAGACTGTTCTCAGGTGAACAAAACCTGCCTGTTAGTGCAAGTAGCATGGCTCTGGAGGGACTGAGTTACCGAACAATAGATAAGGACATTCAGGAAGATGCGTTCAGGGTTGACTGGCAGGGTCCCAAAGCGGGTGTTCAGTTTGTCAGTGGTAATGGTTTTAGAGAAGATTTAGCTCGTTATCAGGCTGTGGGTGGTGTGCTTAGCATGACAGTCAAACGCGGTGATGGGGTTGCAGACAAGGCGATTATTGGCATGCATTGCGAAAGTGAAGGAGATGTTCCGGGAAGTTGTCGGGCTCAGGTTGATATTAGTACTGAATTACAGGGTTTGGCAGCACAGCAATGGCAGGTACTGAGTATTGATTTACAATGTTTTGCCAGCAAAGGGGTGCAGTTTGATCAAATGGTAATGCCATTTGAACTATATGCAACCGGCAGTATGAGCTTGTCGTTTAGTGACATCAGTATAATGCCTGCGGGGGATAAGCAAGCCACAGTTCATTGCCAGGACTAA
- a CDS encoding aminoacyl-histidine dipeptidase: MFKPHSDIANLAPQIVWQFFDQICSIPHPSKHEEALATFIVNWATSQGLAVRRDDTGNVFIKKPATPGMENRKPVVLQAHIDMVPQKNDDTDHDFTKDPIRPYIDGEWVTAEGTTLGADNGMGMASCLAVLASSDIPHGPLEVLLTVDEEAGMSGAFGLEAGWLEGDILLNTDSEQEGEIYMGCAGGVDASMTVNVERQPITAGHQLVEISLKGLKGGHSGVDIHTGRGNANKLLARALSHHLNDVDYNLVAFKGGSLRNAIPREAYATIAIAPAQRSMLEQRLSEFQAVLSNELGAIETNLTFAVNDTDTTLGAMSANTQDTLLALLNACPNGVVRMSDDIQGVVETSLNLGVITTDADKVEVLCLIRSLIDSGRTDVEGTLSSLAALAGAKIEFSGAYPGWKPDPNSDLVHIFRDMYEGIYGNKPDIMVIHAGLECGLFKEPYPNMDMISFGPTIKFPHSPDEKVHIESVGLYWQQMQALLQNIPERD, translated from the coding sequence GTGTTTAAACCTCATTCCGACATCGCCAATTTGGCACCGCAGATTGTATGGCAATTTTTTGACCAGATCTGTTCAATTCCGCACCCATCAAAACATGAAGAAGCTTTGGCCACCTTCATCGTTAATTGGGCAACATCTCAGGGCCTGGCCGTGCGCCGTGATGATACGGGTAACGTATTCATTAAAAAGCCTGCGACACCTGGCATGGAAAATCGTAAGCCAGTTGTCCTTCAGGCACATATCGACATGGTGCCACAGAAGAACGACGACACAGATCATGACTTTACCAAAGACCCTATTCGCCCTTATATCGATGGTGAGTGGGTTACGGCTGAAGGCACTACTCTGGGCGCTGATAATGGTATGGGTATGGCGTCTTGCCTTGCAGTACTGGCTTCATCGGATATTCCACACGGCCCTCTGGAAGTTTTACTGACCGTAGACGAAGAAGCCGGTATGTCTGGCGCGTTTGGACTTGAAGCTGGTTGGCTGGAAGGTGATATCCTGCTTAATACCGACTCTGAGCAAGAAGGTGAGATATACATGGGGTGTGCCGGTGGTGTAGATGCCAGCATGACCGTCAATGTTGAGCGCCAACCCATTACAGCCGGACATCAGCTTGTAGAAATCAGTTTAAAAGGGCTTAAAGGCGGACACTCCGGCGTCGATATTCATACCGGTCGCGGCAACGCAAATAAATTGCTGGCAAGGGCATTAAGTCACCATCTAAATGATGTGGACTACAACCTGGTCGCTTTTAAAGGAGGTTCACTTCGCAACGCTATTCCGCGTGAAGCTTATGCAACGATTGCCATTGCACCGGCGCAGCGCAGCATGCTGGAACAGCGTCTGAGCGAATTCCAAGCTGTGCTAAGTAACGAGCTTGGTGCCATTGAAACGAATCTGACCTTTGCCGTAAACGACACAGACACAACCCTTGGTGCAATGTCAGCAAATACTCAGGACACTTTGTTGGCTCTGCTCAATGCCTGTCCGAATGGCGTTGTTCGTATGAGCGATGATATTCAGGGTGTTGTAGAAACGTCTTTGAACCTGGGCGTGATCACCACTGACGCAGATAAAGTAGAAGTGCTTTGCCTGATCCGCTCTTTGATTGACTCGGGTCGTACAGATGTCGAAGGCACACTGAGTTCACTGGCAGCGCTGGCTGGTGCGAAAATCGAATTTTCAGGTGCTTACCCGGGCTGGAAACCGGATCCGAACTCAGATCTGGTGCATATTTTCCGTGATATGTATGAGGGAATTTACGGCAACAAGCCAGATATTATGGTGATCCACGCTGGACTGGAATGTGGTTTGTTTAAAGAACCTTACCCGAATATGGATATGATCTCCTTCGGTCCGACAATCAAATTCCCGCACTCGCCTGACGAGAAAGTGCACATTGAGTCGGTTGGCCTGTATTGGCAACAAATGCAGGCATTACTGCAAAATATTCCTGAGCGTGACTAA
- a CDS encoding ketoacyl-ACP synthase III yields the protein MKYAKITGWGKAIPPASISNDELSSIVDTNDEWISTRTGIKSRRVSHVSTAELATYASKQALACAGLKGSDIDLVLLATCTPSTMVANTASLVQKNIGAVGAAACDTNAACSGFLYALQNATAQIQAGMIKRAVVVAAERMTWYVNWAKRDSAVLFGDGAGAVILEASDEPCGLLGTKTGCDSEDRGILHIANYGTDLSRYEPPGPSDLAFEGREIFKRAVTGMSVACDDVLAQANLSLDDIDVLVPHQANLRIIQAIQKKLNIADDKVMVNIDKYGNTSAATIAIALCEAVEQGLIKPHANIMSAAFGAGLTWAASYIKWGERVTPLTHFDETLPPCEQTGMELIADAVKACQQ from the coding sequence ATGAAGTACGCAAAAATAACAGGATGGGGTAAAGCAATCCCACCCGCCTCTATCAGTAATGACGAATTAAGCAGTATAGTCGATACCAATGACGAATGGATCAGCACCCGCACTGGCATTAAGTCTCGCCGTGTGAGTCATGTCAGTACCGCTGAACTGGCTACTTATGCCAGTAAACAGGCTTTGGCCTGCGCCGGTTTAAAAGGCTCAGATATAGACTTGGTCTTGCTTGCAACCTGCACTCCCTCAACCATGGTGGCCAACACCGCTTCATTGGTGCAGAAAAACATTGGTGCAGTCGGCGCAGCAGCCTGTGATACCAATGCGGCCTGTTCGGGCTTTTTATATGCATTACAAAATGCAACAGCACAGATCCAGGCTGGCATGATCAAACGTGCAGTGGTCGTTGCTGCCGAGCGTATGACCTGGTACGTCAATTGGGCAAAACGCGACAGCGCTGTGCTATTTGGTGATGGTGCTGGTGCAGTTATCCTCGAAGCCAGCGATGAGCCTTGTGGCCTGCTTGGCACCAAAACCGGATGTGACAGTGAAGACAGAGGTATTTTACATATTGCCAACTATGGCACAGATCTGAGTCGCTATGAACCACCGGGCCCATCAGACTTAGCGTTCGAAGGACGTGAAATTTTTAAACGTGCCGTGACGGGTATGAGCGTCGCCTGTGACGATGTACTTGCCCAAGCAAACTTGTCGCTGGATGATATAGACGTGCTGGTTCCGCATCAGGCGAACCTGCGGATCATTCAGGCAATCCAGAAAAAGCTCAATATTGCAGACGACAAAGTCATGGTGAATATCGATAAGTATGGTAATACCTCAGCAGCGACCATTGCCATCGCCTTGTGTGAAGCTGTTGAACAAGGGCTAATTAAGCCTCATGCAAACATTATGTCAGCCGCATTTGGCGCCGGTCTTACCTGGGCGGCCAGCTACATTAAGTGGGGTGAACGTGTCACTCCGCTGACGCACTTTGATGAAACCTTGCCTCCTTGCGAACAAACAGGCATGGAGCTCATCGCCGATGCCGTCAAGGCATGTCAACAGTAA